Proteins encoded together in one Mastacembelus armatus chromosome 15, fMasArm1.2, whole genome shotgun sequence window:
- the agpat4 gene encoding 1-acyl-sn-glycerol-3-phosphate acyltransferase delta produces the protein MGLLQLLKSQFLCQLIICYVFLLSGLIVNLLQICSLPLWLVNKQLARRINVRLAYCVNSQMVAVLEWWSGTECTLYTDPENYPLYGHENAVVVLNHSFEVDFMCGWSFCERFGVLGSSKVLAKKELAYLPVIGWMWYFQEIVFCKRKWEEDRRTVSQSLQNLRDYPEHFWFLLFCEGTRFTPKKHQISMQVAESKGLPKLKYHLLPRTKGFWITVQNLRGTVAAVYDTTLNFRNNEAPTLLGILNGKKYHADFYVRRIPLELIPEEEAECAAWLHKLYQEKDSFQEHYTQTGRFPGPIVDPPRRPWPLINWLFWSCLLLYPLGLLLAQLISSGSMLTIFVSVAVCSAASLGVRWMIGQTEIGRGSSYGNKVVPLNNN, from the exons ATGGGCCTCTTGCAGCTGCTGAAATCCCAGTTCTTGTGCCAGCTGATCATCTGCTACGTGTTCCTGCTCAGCGGCCTCATTGTCAACCTGTTGCAGATCTGTTCGCTACCTCTGTGGCTGGTCAACAAGCAGCTGGCCCGCAGGATCAATGTCAGGCTGGCCTACTGCGTCAACAGCC AGATGGTAGCTGTCCTGGAGTGGTGGTCGGGGACAGAATGCACACTCTACACAGACCCAGAGAATTATCCACTGTATGGACACGAGAACGCTGTCGTTGTTCTCAACCACAGTTTTGAGGTAGACTTCATGTGTGGCTGGTCCTTCTGTGAGAGATTCGGAGTTCTTGGG AGTTCAAAAGTGCTCGCCAAGAAAGAGCTGGCTTATTTGCCAGTTATTGGTTGGATGTGGTACTTCCAGGAGATAGTTTTCTGTAAGCGGAAATGGGAGGAGGACAGAAGGACGGTGTCTCAGAGTCTTCAGAACCTGCGAGATTACCCAGAACACTTCTGG tttttgcttttctgtgaaGGAACACGTTTCACACCCAAGAAGCATCAGATAAGCATGCAGGTGGCTGAGAGCAAAGGTTTGCCCAAGCTGAAGTACCATCTTTTGCCCAGGACTAAAGGATTCTGGATAACTGTCCAAAACCTCAGGGGAACTG TTGCAGCTGTTTATGATACCACGCTGAACTTCAGAAACAACGAAGCACCAACCTTGCTCGGAATTCTCAATGGGAAGAAGTATCACGCAGATTTTTATGTGAG GAGAATCCCTCTGGAGTTGATCCcagaagaggaggcagagtgCGCTGCTTGGCTCCATAAACTCTACCAAGAAAAG GATAGTTTTCAGGAACACTATACACAGACAGGGCGATTCCCTGGTCCCATAGTAGACCCTCCACGCCGACCCTGGCCCTTGATCAACTGGCTCTTTTGGTCCTGCTTGCTTCTCTACCCACTGGGCCTGTTACTCGCTCAGCTGATCAGCTCTGGATCCATGCTGACCATCTTCGTTTCTGTGGCTGTCTGCTCTGCAG CTTCGCTGGGAGTTCGCTGGATGATTGGCCAGACTGAGATTGGCAGAGGCTCAAGCTACGGGAATAAAGTGGTCCCTCTAAACAACAACTAA